The window TTCGCGCGCTCATGGCCGATGCTCCAGCCGACACGTTCCGGTCGCTCAGGGTGGTCCGCATCGGCGGTGAAAAAGTGCTTTGGAGCGATATTGCCCTGTTGCGGAAGGCAACCACGGCGAATTGTCTCTTCCAGATCGGCTATTCGTCGACGGAGACGACCGGCTCACAAGGGTTCTTGCCTCGAGCACCAAAGTCCGACACCGACGTGCCGGTGGGCCGGCTTTTGCCGGGGATAAACTTCGCGATCGTCAACGAGGAAGGACGCTGCGTCCCGCCCGGAGAGACCGGAGAGCTTGTGATAAAGAGCCCCTATGTGCTGCTTGGGCATTGGGAAAACGGGGCCGTCATCCCTGCCGAAGCAGACCCTGACGATCCGCATCAACGGATCTTTCCGACTGGCGACCTCGTGCAATTGGACAGTCGGGGCCTGTTGAGGATCATCGGTCGCAAGGGCCGACAGATAAAGATCAACGGTCGACGTATCGAGCCCGCCGAACTCGAAAGGGTGCTTCGATCCGCCCCATCCGTCCGCGAGGCCGTGGCTATCGTGACCGAGGCGAGTGAACTTGTAGCCTTCGCGATCCCCAACGGTTCTGCCGGCCCAGCCTTTGCGGACGAGCTTCGCGAGCGCATCGCAACGACGCTGCCCTCGCCCCTGCGTCCCCTGCGGCTTCACCGCGTCGAGGAAATTCCACGCCTGGCGAGCGGAAAAGTGGATCTGGCGAAGCTCGGGAAAATGGACCTTTTGGCCAGAAAGCCGACGCAGGTCGCCGATCCGCCCGCTCCGGGAAGCGACCTGAAAGTCCTTCAGGTGGTGCAACATGCCTGGGGCAAAGTCCTCAACACGCGGGCAGCCGTAGGCCGGTGGGACGAGGCCGGCGGAGATTCGCTGAAGCTGCTGCACTGCGTGATGGAGATCGAGAACCTCATCGGACAGGAGCTCGGCCTTGAGACCTTCACCGTTGGGATGACCGCGGACGAGATGGCGAAGGCGATCGTCTCGGCACAAGCAGCCACCCACCGCAAAGGTGCGCAGGAGCATGAACCCCCGATCCTGTTCCTGTTTCCCGGCTCCGTCGGCTATGGCCCGAGCCTCGCTGCCTTCGCCTCGGCCATGGGCAAGGTCGCAAGAGTCGTGCCGATAAGATATCCCGGCCTCACAATGATCCTCAAGGGACAGAAAGATCTTGCGAACATGGCGGAAGCCGCGGTCGACCAGGTCAGCCGCGCCCAGCCGTCGGGTCATATCAGGCTTCTCGGTCACTCGCTCGGCGGAGCGGTCGCGTTGGAAGTGGCCGTGCGCCTGCTCGAGGCGGGACGATCGGTAAAGTTTGTCGGCATCCTCGACACCAGCCTTGAGGGAGAGCGGTCCCGTCGCCGGGACACGATCATCCGCACGTGGCGCCGGATCCGGTCCAACCGCATATCGTTCTACCGTGTCGCTTGCCGCGCCCTGGCGAAAATTGCAGTGAAAATGGGGTACGAAACGCGTCTCGCAAAGGCGATCGACCGTTACACCGAAGGGCAGTTCAACGCGGCGTGCTTCAGGATCAAGCTGGAGCTGCAGGAAGTCTTGCGCGCCCAGGCCTTTTTCCGCTGGCTGGCGGAGCCGAAAGCGGCACTGCCGATCACCGGCACGCTGTTTCGCTGCGCTCGTCCGGGCATGTCCCTGGCCATTGGATGGGATCGCGTATTCGCGGACCTGCAGGTAATCCCGATCGTCGGCACGCACATCGACCTGGTCGTGGAGCCTCATATAGCGACCAACCGCCCGCTGATCGAAAAGGCCGTCATGCAAACCTATACGCCGGCCGAATCCCTGCGTTTGGAGGACAGGCAAGCGTGATTTCGTTCACCAAGGATGTGCTCGAACTGGATGCCGCTGCGGAAATAGACCGGATCGTGGAGTCGATGCGCGAACAGGTTTTGGCGACGCTTCGGCGACGCGGCGTGGTTGTCGGGCTTTCAGGCGGGATCGACAGTTCCGTCGTCGCGTCGTTATGCGTGCGTGCCTTCGGCAAGGACAAGGTGCTGGGGGTCTTCATGCCGGAGCGCCACTCCTCCGGCGATTCGCTGAGACTCGGTCGCGTCATCGCGGCTCAGCTCGGCATCGATACCCTGGTGGAGGATATAGCGCCGGCGCTGGACGCCATCGGCGCCTATCGCCGGCAGATCGAGGCGATCCGCTCCGTCGTTCCGGACTATGGCGAGGGCTGGAAATGCAAGCTGGTGCTCGCCTCGGTGCTGGAGAACCAGGGCCTCAACATCACTCGTCTCACGGTTCAGGACCCCGAGGGGAAGATCGATACGGTTCGGCTGCCTTCGGCAGCCTATCTGCAGATAGTGGCGGCGACCAACTACAAGCAGCGCATTCGCAAGATGACCGAGTATTATCATGCCGATCGCCTCGGCTATGCGGTCGCGGGAACGCCGAACCGGCTTGAATACGACCAGGGCTTCTTCGTCAAGCAAGGCGATGGGATCGCCGACGTGATGCCGATCGTGCACCTCTACAAGACGCAGGTGTACCAGCTGGCGGAATATCTCGGGGTGGACGAAGAAATCCGGCGCAGGCCTCCGACCAGCGATACGTTCTCCATGGCGCAAAGCCAGGAGGAATTCTACTTCGCGCTGCCCTATCATCTGACGGACCTGTGCCTTTACGGCGTCAACCACGGCATCCGCGCCGACGAGGTCGCCGCGGCGGCGGGGCTTACCGGAGGCCAGGTTCAGAAGGTCTTCAAGGACATCGAGGCCAAGCGTCGGGCGGCACGTTATCTGCACGCCCAGCCCTTGCCGTCCGTGCCACTGACCGTGGACTGACCCGGATGTGCGGGATCGCCGGAATAGTGGCGCTGAACGCCGCCGCCCCACCACCTTCACGCGAGGCGCTGTTGCGCATGGTGGGCACACTCGCGCATCGCGGCCCCGACGAGCGAGGCCTGTATCGCGACAGACGTGCAGGGCTGGCGCATGCCCGCCTTTCGATCGTCGATCTGTTGCACGGCCAGCAGCCTCTCACAAACGATGACGGCTCGACCTGGATCGTCTTCAATGGCGAAATCTTCAACTACCTAGAACTGCGCGACAGACTGATCTCGCTTGGCCACAGGTTCCGCACCCATAGCGACACCGAAGTGGTCCTTCATGCCTATCTGGCCTGGGGGCAGGCCGCTTTTGAACGGATGAACGGCCAATGGGCATTGGCAATCTGGGACTCGGCCGCCGGCCGCCTGGTGTTGTCGCGCGATCGCTACGGCATCTGTCCTCTGCATTTCTGCGAGCATGGCGGCCGCCTCTTCTTCGCGAGCGAAGTCAAGGCGATTTTCGCGGCTGAGACCGCGATCCGCCGCGCTTTCGATCCTGCCGGCATCGATCAGACTTTCACCTTGTGGACGGTTGTTGCGCCGCAGAACGTGTTCCAGGGCATCCGGGAACTCCCGCCTGGACATATTCGCGTTTATGAGAATGGCGTGACGCGCGAGAGGGCCTTCTGGGAGCCTCGCTACCCGGAGATCCCGAGCTCCGATCAGGACCGCTTCGCCGGCTCATGCGGCGAAGCCGTCGAAGAGGTTCGCGCGGCGCTGGAAACCGCGACGGCGCTGCGCATGGTGCAGGCCGACGTGCCGGTCGGCTGCTATCTGTCGGGAGGGTTGGACAGCTCTCTTGTCGCGACCCTTGGCAGGCGTTTCGCCGGCGAGCGCTTCCAGACCTTCTCCTTGCGGTTCGCGGATGCCGAATATGACGAGACGCGCTTCCAGCGGCTGGTTGCCGCTGCAATCGGCAGCGAACACCACGAGGTGATGGTGTCGCGCAACGACATCGCCGCGATCTTTCCCGAGGTGGTCCACCACACAGAGAGGCCAATCCTCAGGACCGCGCCGGCGCCGCTTTTCCTGCTGTCCAGGCTGGTGCGCGAACGCGGCGTCAAGGTGGTGCTGACCGGCGAAGGCGCCGACGAGATGTTTGCCGGCTATGACCTCTTCCGCGAAGGCAAGGTGCGGCGCTTCTGGGGGCGCCAGCCAGCATCGATGCGCCGCGCCCGGCTGCTTGAGCGGCTCTACCCCTATCTCTCGCGCTCGCCGGTTCACCAGCAGGCATTGGCGCGTCAGTTCTTCGGGCGCAACATTCAAGCCCATGACATGCCCGGATTCGCGCACGACACACGCTGGCGCACGACGAGCGCCATCAAACGTCTGTTCTGCCCGGACATGCGCGCCGCCTCGGAGCACCGCGATGCGGTCTCTGAGCTCCTTGCTTGCCTGCCTGCCGAATTCCCGCGATGGAGTTCGCTTGCCCAGGACCAGTATCTCGAGATCCGGACCTTGATGTCGGGTTATCTGCTGTCCTCGCAAGGCGACAGGATGCTGATGGCTCACTCCGTCGAGGGACGCTTCCCCTTTCTGGACGACAATCTGGTGGCGTTGGCGAATTCGCTTCCGGACACTTACAAATTGCGGATCCTCGATGAGAAGCATGTGCTGAAGCGCGTCGCGGCGCCGATCGTGCCGACGCAGGTCGTTGCCCGGAAGAAGCAGCCCTACCGGGCGCCCAACGCGCTCAGTTTCGTCGCCCGCGATGCCCCGGAATACGTCCTTGACGCGCTGTCGGAGACGGCATTGCGCGCGGCCGGCATCTTCGATCCAAAATCGGTTGCCGGCCTGCTTGGAAAGTGCCGCGCCAAAACGGGCGACGGCGATCTGTCCAATTCCGATAACATGGCGCTGGTGGGCGTGCTGTCGACGCAGCTTCTGCATCAGCAATTCATCGCGGGCCGTCCCGGCGATACGCGCAGGGTAGAGCTCCGCATCGACGTCGATCACGAACACCGGGAAAGGGCGCTTGCATGATGCACGGTGCAGTACCGCTTCTGCAGGATTACCTCATCCACTCAGCCGGGCGGCTCAGCGCCAAGGTGGCATTGGTTTGCGGCAAGCAACGCGTCACCTATGCCGAGCTCGACGAGCGCTCCAATGGGGTCGCCCAATCTTTGGCAAAGGCCGGCGTGCAGCGCGGCGACCGCGTGATGATCTTCGCCGACAACACGGTCGAAACCGTTGTCGGCTTCTGGGCGGTGCTCAAGGCCAATGCTGTCGTGTGCATCGTCAACCCGCTGACAAAAAGCGAAAAGCTCGACTACCTGCTCAATGATTGTCGGCCGACGGCGCTGATCACGGACAAGCACCTGCAATCGGTCTTCGGCGAACCGGTGCACAATTGTCCGTCCTTGCTCCGGGTAATCGTATCGGGAGTGATCGACGAGGACGAACTCGGCCGCCTGCCGCATGCAATGCGCTGGGAAACGGCCGCCGAGAGAAACGCGGCCGCGCCGGCGCGCAGGTCGATCGACATTGATCTTGCCGCGATCATCTACACTTCCGGTTCAACGGGCGAACCGAAGGGAGTGATGCTGACGCACCGCAACATGACGGCCGCGTGCACCTCGATCGCTTCTTATCTGGAGCTTCGTGAAGACGAGGTGATCCTGAATGTGCTGCCTCTTGCCTTCGATTACGGCCTCTACCAGATGCTCATGGCCTTCCGCACGGGCGCCCGGCTCGTCCTCGAACGCTCTTTCGCTTTTCCGGCGCAGATTCTTCAGATCATCAGGGAAGAGAAGGTTACCGGCTTTCCCGGAGTACCAACCATCTTTGCCGCGCTCTCGGAGCTCAAGTCGCTGAAGGATCACGATTTTTCCAGCATCCGCTACGTCACCAACACGGCAGCTGCGCTATCGCTCAAGCATATCACCATGCTTAGGGAGCTATTTTCCAGCGCCCGCATCTATTCGATGTACGGCCTCACCGAGTGCAAGCGCTGCACCTACCTGCCGCCGGAAGATCTCGGACGAAAGCCCCTGAGCGTCGGCATCGCCATTCCGAACACGGAAATGTGGATCGTCGACGAGGATGACAGGCGGGTGCCCGCCGGTACGGTCGGCCAGCTCGTCATCCGTGGTGCGACGGTGATGAAGGGCTATTGGGGCAAACCCGAAGCGACAGCCAGGAAGCTCAAGCCCGGCCCGCTGCCGGGCGAGCAGGTCCTTTATACCGGCGATTACTGCCGGATGGATGCGGAGGGCTACCTCTACTTCGTCGGGCGTGGCGACGAGATCATAAAATCCCGGGGCGAGAAGGTCGCGCCGAAGGAAGTAGAGAATGTGCTGATGAATATCCCGGGCGTAAGGGAGGCGGCGGTGATCGGCGTTCCCGACGAGCTTCTCGGGCAGGCAGTCAAGGCGTTCGTCGTGATCGAGCAAGGCAGGATCGTCGGCGAGAGGCAACTCCAGAAGGAGTGCCAGAAACGGCTCGAAAGTTTCATGGTTCCGAAGTCCATCGTCATCGTGCCCAGTCTGCCGATGACGGATACCGGAAAACTCAAGAAGGTGGCCCTGTCGTAGCCTTGACGGGCACCGATTCATTTATCCCTTTTGAACGGGAGGACACATCAGATGGATTCAATGTTGGAGACAAAGGAAGCAGGCGAGATCTACCACGGGCAAATTCGCGCTTTCCTGGCCTCGAATTTCTATATCGCGGACGTGAAATCTCTGAGCAGCACCGCGTCGCTGCTCGATCAGGGTATCGTCGACTCGACAGGGGTGCTCGAGGTGATCGGCTTCATCGAAGAGACCTTCGGCATCATCGTCGAAGACAGCGAACTCCTGCCGGAAAACCTCGATTCCATCCAGGGAATAGCGCAGTTCATCGCCCGCAAGAGGGCATGACGCCCGGCCCGTGATCCGGTTCAGGTGCGTGGCTTGGCGGATCCGAGCACCACGCGTGCTTCACCGGCGTGGTTGGTGACGGAGCGGATGTTCTCGTAGCCCTTGCTGCGTTCCAGAAGACCTGCGACCTGGCGGTCCTGGCCGAGGCCTACCTCGAACAGCAGGACACCGCCGGGCCGCAGATACCGAAGTGCGTCCTTCACCACTCGCATGTGGATGCTGAGCCCATAGGGCCCCGCCGCAAAGGCCTCGCGGGGCTCAAGCGCGACCAGATGGGAACGGTCGCCCTCAAGCCGTTTTTCCGAAATGTAGGGCGGATTGCAGACGACGGCGTCGATGGTGCCGTGAAGCGCCAGGCCGGACAAGGCTTCGAACAAATCGCCCTTAAGAACGGATAGCCGGCCGGCCAGGTCGTGATGAGCGACATTGCGGCGCGTTGCCTCGACACACCCATCGGTGAGGTCGCTGGCCCAGACCCGCGCGGCCGGGACGTGATGCGCGATGGCACAGGCGAGATTGCCGGCACCGCAGCACATGTCGATCACCCGCGGCGCCGGCAGGTTCATCTGGTGCAGGACGTCGACGGCGACCGTGCCCAGCAGCTCCGTCTCCGGCCGCGGGACCAGTGCGCCGGCAGCGACAAGCATCTCCACTCCCATGAAGACAGTGCTGCCTTTGCTGTAAGCGTCGGCGACGCTGATCTCTTCGCTCACGACTTGTGCACCCGCAACGACTTCAACGCTTTCGCCCGCAGCGGCCTACTGGACCGCTGCGCTTTCGAGCTCACTGCTGAACCGGACCTCGACCGTATCCCCGGGCGCCACCTCGGCGTCTTCGTCCGCCGGCTCCTTGCGCCATTGCGCATCGACCTTGCGAATGATCGTCACCTGGGCCCGAACGGTTTCGCCGGCGAGCGGCAACGACGGAGCGGTTGCTCCCGCGGGTTGCAGTTTCTGGCTCGCCGCGCGAAGTCTGGAGGTGATGTCGGCAAGCCGCACCTCGGTGTCCCGCAAGTCGTTCAGCAGGCCGACGCGCCTCTGGTTGTCGTTGCGCTCGAGCTGCCTGGCAAAATCCTCCTGCTGGCGCCGCGTTCGCATGAGTTCGACCGATGTTTCCAGCGCCCGGCTGGACGAAAGAAGCACGGAACGCCGGACATCGGAGAGCCTGTTGTTGGTCAGGTTGCCGGCCTTGAACAGCTTGGTCACCTGCTCCAGGTCCTCTTCATCGGCTTTCACCCCATCGGCCTCATCCTGCGTGCGTTTGAGCAACGCTTCGACCTGCGTCGCGGCATCCTTGGCACCTTTTTCGACGAAGCTCTGCTCCTGCTGGAAATTTTCCAGGGAGAGCTTGAGCGCCTCCGCCTCGGCCTGCGCCACCCCCGCCGCGAAAGCGGGAGAAAGGGGGGATCCTTGCGGCGGCTGCATATCGAAACTTGCCTGTTTTTGAAGTTCCGCGCGTATGCGGGCGCTGTGGAAATAGTCCCTGGTGTATTCTCCCCAGATCATCTCATAGTCGCGCCGCAGGTCCGTGGGATCGGGTCCTGCCTGGTTCGCCCGTGACCGCAAGAGGCTGAAACCGCCAGCTACCGCTATCGCCTGACGGACGGTCATAAGCGGGCGATAGGCTTGCTGTCCGGGGGTAAGCACATCGCCGGTCACGTAGATCGGCCGATATTCAGCGATGATCGCCGTTACGTCGCTCGGTCTGACGACCGCCATCTGCTCGCGGCCGTCAGGCATGCGTATGTGGAAGATCTTGGTCGGCAGTATCGTCTGCATGCGCATTTGCAATTCCGGCGGGGT is drawn from Mesorhizobium sp. B1-1-8 and contains these coding sequences:
- a CDS encoding polysaccharide biosynthesis/export family protein — its product is MPAALSMAAAADLPTAYRISPGDTVEIGITSIPDRTQRAVVQMDGTIVLPDAGTVSVGGLTPPELQMRMQTILPTKIFHIRMPDGREQMAVVRPSDVTAIIAEYRPIYVTGDVLTPGQQAYRPLMTVRQAIAVAGGFSLLRSRANQAGPDPTDLRRDYEMIWGEYTRDYFHSARIRAELQKQASFDMQPPQGSPLSPAFAAGVAQAEAEALKLSLENFQQEQSFVEKGAKDAATQVEALLKRTQDEADGVKADEEDLEQVTKLFKAGNLTNNRLSDVRRSVLLSSSRALETSVELMRTRRQQEDFARQLERNDNQRRVGLLNDLRDTEVRLADITSRLRAASQKLQPAGATAPSLPLAGETVRAQVTIIRKVDAQWRKEPADEDAEVAPGDTVEVRFSSELESAAVQ
- the asnB gene encoding asparagine synthase (glutamine-hydrolyzing) → MCGIAGIVALNAAAPPPSREALLRMVGTLAHRGPDERGLYRDRRAGLAHARLSIVDLLHGQQPLTNDDGSTWIVFNGEIFNYLELRDRLISLGHRFRTHSDTEVVLHAYLAWGQAAFERMNGQWALAIWDSAAGRLVLSRDRYGICPLHFCEHGGRLFFASEVKAIFAAETAIRRAFDPAGIDQTFTLWTVVAPQNVFQGIRELPPGHIRVYENGVTRERAFWEPRYPEIPSSDQDRFAGSCGEAVEEVRAALETATALRMVQADVPVGCYLSGGLDSSLVATLGRRFAGERFQTFSLRFADAEYDETRFQRLVAAAIGSEHHEVMVSRNDIAAIFPEVVHHTERPILRTAPAPLFLLSRLVRERGVKVVLTGEGADEMFAGYDLFREGKVRRFWGRQPASMRRARLLERLYPYLSRSPVHQQALARQFFGRNIQAHDMPGFAHDTRWRTTSAIKRLFCPDMRAASEHRDAVSELLACLPAEFPRWSSLAQDQYLEIRTLMSGYLLSSQGDRMLMAHSVEGRFPFLDDNLVALANSLPDTYKLRILDEKHVLKRVAAPIVPTQVVARKKQPYRAPNALSFVARDAPEYVLDALSETALRAAGIFDPKSVAGLLGKCRAKTGDGDLSNSDNMALVGVLSTQLLHQQFIAGRPGDTRRVELRIDVDHEHRERALA
- the nadE gene encoding NAD(+) synthase, with translation MLELDAAAEIDRIVESMREQVLATLRRRGVVVGLSGGIDSSVVASLCVRAFGKDKVLGVFMPERHSSGDSLRLGRVIAAQLGIDTLVEDIAPALDAIGAYRRQIEAIRSVVPDYGEGWKCKLVLASVLENQGLNITRLTVQDPEGKIDTVRLPSAAYLQIVAATNYKQRIRKMTEYYHADRLGYAVAGTPNRLEYDQGFFVKQGDGIADVMPIVHLYKTQVYQLAEYLGVDEEIRRRPPTSDTFSMAQSQEEFYFALPYHLTDLCLYGVNHGIRADEVAAAAGLTGGQVQKVFKDIEAKRRAARYLHAQPLPSVPLTVD
- a CDS encoding acyl carrier protein, translated to MLETKEAGEIYHGQIRAFLASNFYIADVKSLSSTASLLDQGIVDSTGVLEVIGFIEETFGIIVEDSELLPENLDSIQGIAQFIARKRA
- a CDS encoding AMP-binding protein, with the translated sequence MPDYPLDHGGPALRPYQRLGPGFADEAIGAQLKKIAGQYPDKPAVNDGVDELSYAALDAAVETLSRHITTVVPEGRPVGIHQPTSVWYVVALLATIVAGRISVPLNARDPANRINEIVSAARLSAILGRESRPDGLAGDVQWIDMAASPSAHPSAAPLPSPSVDAPAIILYTSGSTGRPKGIVNSQRSLLWRVHQYVDACHIDSEDVFLPLTGPATIAGCREILAAVLTGAKLHLVEVEAIGLRGVRARMQDQGTTVTYIVPALLRALMADAPADTFRSLRVVRIGGEKVLWSDIALLRKATTANCLFQIGYSSTETTGSQGFLPRAPKSDTDVPVGRLLPGINFAIVNEEGRCVPPGETGELVIKSPYVLLGHWENGAVIPAEADPDDPHQRIFPTGDLVQLDSRGLLRIIGRKGRQIKINGRRIEPAELERVLRSAPSVREAVAIVTEASELVAFAIPNGSAGPAFADELRERIATTLPSPLRPLRLHRVEEIPRLASGKVDLAKLGKMDLLARKPTQVADPPAPGSDLKVLQVVQHAWGKVLNTRAAVGRWDEAGGDSLKLLHCVMEIENLIGQELGLETFTVGMTADEMAKAIVSAQAATHRKGAQEHEPPILFLFPGSVGYGPSLAAFASAMGKVARVVPIRYPGLTMILKGQKDLANMAEAAVDQVSRAQPSGHIRLLGHSLGGAVALEVAVRLLEAGRSVKFVGILDTSLEGERSRRRDTIIRTWRRIRSNRISFYRVACRALAKIAVKMGYETRLAKAIDRYTEGQFNAACFRIKLELQEVLRAQAFFRWLAEPKAALPITGTLFRCARPGMSLAIGWDRVFADLQVIPIVGTHIDLVVEPHIATNRPLIEKAVMQTYTPAESLRLEDRQA
- a CDS encoding class I adenylate-forming enzyme family protein, with product MMHGAVPLLQDYLIHSAGRLSAKVALVCGKQRVTYAELDERSNGVAQSLAKAGVQRGDRVMIFADNTVETVVGFWAVLKANAVVCIVNPLTKSEKLDYLLNDCRPTALITDKHLQSVFGEPVHNCPSLLRVIVSGVIDEDELGRLPHAMRWETAAERNAAAPARRSIDIDLAAIIYTSGSTGEPKGVMLTHRNMTAACTSIASYLELREDEVILNVLPLAFDYGLYQMLMAFRTGARLVLERSFAFPAQILQIIREEKVTGFPGVPTIFAALSELKSLKDHDFSSIRYVTNTAAALSLKHITMLRELFSSARIYSMYGLTECKRCTYLPPEDLGRKPLSVGIAIPNTEMWIVDEDDRRVPAGTVGQLVIRGATVMKGYWGKPEATARKLKPGPLPGEQVLYTGDYCRMDAEGYLYFVGRGDEIIKSRGEKVAPKEVENVLMNIPGVREAAVIGVPDELLGQAVKAFVVIEQGRIVGERQLQKECQKRLESFMVPKSIVIVPSLPMTDTGKLKKVALS
- a CDS encoding N5-glutamine methyltransferase family protein encodes the protein MSEEISVADAYSKGSTVFMGVEMLVAAGALVPRPETELLGTVAVDVLHQMNLPAPRVIDMCCGAGNLACAIAHHVPAARVWASDLTDGCVEATRRNVAHHDLAGRLSVLKGDLFEALSGLALHGTIDAVVCNPPYISEKRLEGDRSHLVALEPREAFAAGPYGLSIHMRVVKDALRYLRPGGVLLFEVGLGQDRQVAGLLERSKGYENIRSVTNHAGEARVVLGSAKPRT